One Alteromonas sp. KC3 DNA segment encodes these proteins:
- a CDS encoding PilZ domain-containing protein has translation MTDKRQFQRVSLDVNGILSHSNTDIEVMVSDVSLQGIKLQAMESALAHLPFDSHEPYIAKFQANDDSPLITLYISQLYRHSDSRKDMVSLGCKVERMDVDSVSALRRLIALNSADMDIEEKDLNALVNAVYQTPR, from the coding sequence ATGACAGATAAGCGCCAGTTTCAGCGAGTATCATTAGACGTAAATGGGATACTGTCTCATAGTAATACCGATATAGAGGTAATGGTCAGTGACGTATCACTACAAGGAATAAAGCTTCAAGCTATGGAATCAGCGCTTGCTCATCTGCCTTTTGACAGTCATGAACCTTACATTGCGAAGTTTCAAGCTAACGATGACAGCCCACTTATTACCTTGTATATCTCCCAGCTCTATCGACATTCAGATAGCCGCAAAGATATGGTTTCACTGGGTTGCAAGGTTGAACGAATGGACGTAGACAGTGTAAGTGCGCTTCGCAGATTAATAGCACTAAATAGCGCAGATATGGATATTGAGGAAAAAGACTTAAATGCACTGGTTAATGCGGTTTACCAAACACCTCGATAA
- the radA gene encoding DNA repair protein RadA, whose translation MAKRKTAYVCSDCGAEFPRWQGQCSECKAWNTISEFVVASAKASTRQSSSGYAGQTAAKIETLNAIDLESLPRFSSTFKELDRVLGGGIVPGAAMLIGGSPGAGKSTLLLQVMCQMAKVEKALYVTGEESLQQVAMRAKRLNLPDDKLMMLAETNVETICDLALTQKPKIMVIDSIQVMHVSDVQSAPGSVSQVRESAAYLTRFAKQNHIAMFIVGHVTKDGNLAGPKVLEHCIDSSMMLEGESDGRYRTLRSHKNRFGAVNELGVFAMTEKGLKEVSNPSAIFLSRGENETPGSSVMVIWEGTRPLLVEIQALVDYSQMSNPRRIAVGLDQNRLSMLLAVLHRHGNVQMNDQDVFVNVVGGVRVSETSADLALLLAMISSFRNRALPRDLIVFGEVGLAGEIRPVPNGTERIIEAAKHGFKRAIVPKANAPKQPINGMKIVPVSRLSEALDALE comes from the coding sequence ATGGCAAAACGTAAAACCGCTTATGTATGTTCCGACTGTGGCGCAGAGTTTCCACGCTGGCAGGGGCAGTGCTCAGAATGTAAAGCATGGAATACAATAAGTGAGTTTGTTGTAGCCAGTGCCAAAGCATCTACGCGTCAATCGTCGTCCGGTTATGCTGGGCAAACTGCTGCAAAAATTGAGACTTTGAATGCCATTGACCTTGAGTCATTGCCTCGATTTAGCTCTACGTTTAAAGAACTCGATAGAGTACTTGGTGGTGGTATTGTGCCTGGCGCAGCAATGTTGATAGGCGGCTCGCCGGGAGCAGGGAAAAGTACACTGCTCTTACAAGTCATGTGTCAGATGGCAAAAGTAGAAAAGGCACTTTATGTCACTGGTGAAGAGTCGTTGCAGCAAGTTGCAATGCGCGCAAAGCGTCTGAACCTACCTGATGACAAGTTAATGATGCTTGCTGAAACCAATGTCGAGACCATTTGTGATTTGGCGCTTACCCAAAAGCCTAAGATTATGGTTATTGACTCCATTCAGGTTATGCATGTCTCTGACGTACAGTCGGCACCTGGCAGTGTTTCTCAAGTGAGAGAGAGTGCTGCGTATTTGACGCGTTTTGCAAAGCAAAATCACATTGCCATGTTTATTGTGGGTCATGTCACAAAAGATGGCAATCTCGCGGGCCCTAAAGTGCTTGAGCACTGTATTGATAGTTCAATGATGCTAGAGGGAGAAAGTGACGGGCGTTATCGCACATTGCGCAGTCACAAAAACCGTTTTGGCGCAGTAAATGAGTTGGGCGTTTTTGCGATGACTGAGAAAGGATTAAAGGAAGTGAGCAATCCTTCGGCTATTTTTCTCAGTCGCGGTGAGAATGAAACGCCAGGGTCAAGTGTGATGGTTATCTGGGAGGGGACGCGACCGCTACTTGTTGAAATTCAAGCGCTGGTTGATTATTCCCAAATGTCGAATCCTAGACGAATTGCAGTGGGGCTAGATCAAAATCGTTTATCGATGCTTTTGGCAGTCTTGCATCGTCATGGCAATGTGCAAATGAACGACCAAGATGTATTTGTGAATGTAGTAGGGGGCGTAAGAGTTTCCGAGACAAGTGCAGACTTAGCGTTGTTGCTAGCCATGATTTCAAGTTTTCGAAATCGCGCGTTGCCCCGTGATTTGATTGTATTTGGAGAGGTTGGTTTGGCAGGTGAAATACGGCCTGTACCAAATGGAACCGAGCGTATAATTGAAGCTGCTAAACACGGTTTTAAGCGAGCAATCGTACCCAAAGCCAATGCGCCAAAACAGCCTATCAATGGAATGAAAATTGTACCTGTTTCGCGTCTATCAGAAGCACTTGACGCTCTCGAGTAG